In Aphelocoma coerulescens isolate FSJ_1873_10779 chromosome 23, UR_Acoe_1.0, whole genome shotgun sequence, a genomic segment contains:
- the CNKSR1 gene encoding connector enhancer of kinase suppressor of ras 1 isoform X1, with amino-acid sequence MEPVRSWGPAQAAAWLRGLDTAVQGYPFEAWGLSGPDLLGLDAGVLESLGVWRLGHQELLLEAVEQLRNLDTGLVSTSLRTLTERLQELAQGIQSLVQEGLSAGDAPQPPSLTLLAQVIDLVGAAKELFSWLNRYLFSTLNDFSASRDIILLCAQLAEMLHADLPAAERNSGILQICQHIVGICESIVGCSPPALLDRRAVLQCVGLELPPGPQGSPPMSPSTPTLPLGLWQHPLTSPDTPTLPPSPWSSPPGSPGTPTPPSDLLGSPQPLLTARLVSPLHPNAPSASGRPSLLLKPPSGPPQGFEITSTSSCLHFVSATTSEALAAHGDHILPGDEIVQVNEQVVVGWTPVSLARKLLEKGNTVTLVLKKIPLDLPGSPPSPRQQPPGAFLDAADSPGTRSGESPGSLVSLTSSVEVDLDSGPDSAPDPVTDEEEEEVEPDLRLPGAAVEELPGLSGRGAAEEEVWDSGSPLGTPLDTPLGTPPGTPAATGPCATELSPGAAPATGTGGAEPSQLPGEDSPRTGRRPKGVATRLSRRRVSCRDLGQVDCDGWLLKKKDHVGFMAQKWKRCWFVLKGHTLYWYNHPNDERAAGLINVATYNLESTREQKKKYVFQLCHQTYKPFVFAAETLADLSMWVSRLVTAKTKYTLAHQAVPDKEEDCYSETEAEDPDDESPRHGSDSPRKRLQNTPEKAQLSPASSAASSPQGSPRPCSPTDPAGEDLESLMQCLRQGGVSLIGQRRFLTQEQCRKSFLRRNKNPHINERVHAVRALQSTLKAKLAELQALEQLLGEAALTSDTFRRWKEEHQELYQELREGWAGRQRQGHDQGDAGDQHGPHEEAAEP; translated from the exons atGGAGCCCGTGCGCTCCTGGGGCCCCGCGCAGGCGGCCGCCTGGCTCCGAG GGCTGGACACAGCGGTGCAGGGGTACCCCTTCGAGGCCTGGGGGCTATCGGGGCCTGACCTGCTGGGGCTGGACGCGGGGGTCCTGGAGTCACTGGGCGTGTGGCGCTTGGgccaccaggagctgctgctggaggccgTGGAGCAGCTCCGTAACCTG gaCACAGGGCTGGTGAGCACCAGCCTGCGGACACTGAcagagaggctgcaggagctggcacagggcatccagagcctggtgcaggAGGGACTGTCAGCAGGGGATGCCCCCCAGCCGccctccctcaccctcctgGCCCAAGTCATCGACCTGGTCGGGGCTGCCAAGGAACTCTTCTCCTGGCTCAACAG GTACCTCTTCTCCACCCTCAATGACTTTTCAGCCAGCCGGGACatcatcctgctctgtgcccagcTGGCAGAGATGCTGCATGCG GACCTTCCGGCGGCTGAGAGGAACAGTGGGATCCTGCAGATT TGCCAGCACATCGTGGGCATCTGCGAGAGCATCGTGGGCTGCAGCCCCCCGGCGCTGCTGGACCGCAGGGCTGTACTGCAGTGcgtggggctggagctgccccccGGCCCGCAGGGCagccccccgatgtcccccagcaccccaacgCTGCCCCTTGGCCTGTGGCAGCACCCCCTAACATCCCCTGACACGCCAACGCTGCCCCCCAGCCCATGGAGCAGCCCCCCAGgatcccctggcaccccaacaCCGCCTTCTGATCTTCTGGGGAGCCCCCAGCCACTCCTCACCGCCCGACTGGTGAGTCCGCTCCACCCCAATGCCCCCTCTGCCTCGGGACGCCCCAGCCTCCTGCTCAAACCCCCATCTGGGCCCCCCCAGGGCTTTGAGATCACCTccaccagctcctgcctgcacttCGTGTCTGCGACCACCTCGGAG GCCCTGGCTGCCCATGGGGACCACATCCTGCCCGGAGATGAGATCGTGCAGGTCAACGAGCAGGTTGTG GTGGGTTGGACACCCGTCAGCCTGGCAaggaagctgctggagaaggggaACACGGTGACTCTGGTGCTGAAGAAGATCCCCCTCGACCTGCCCGGCTCACCCCCCTCTCCCAGGCAGCAG cccCCGGGAGCATTTTTGGATGCTGCAGATTCCCCTGGCACCAGGAGCGGTGAGAGCCCAGGCAGCCTCGTGTCCTTGACCTCCAG CGTTGAGGTCGACTTGGACTCGGGACCAGACTCTGCCCCGGATCCGGTCActgacgaggaggaggaagaggtcgAGCCAGATCTGAGGCTGCCCGGGGCAGCTGTGGAGGAGCTGCCGGGACTGTCTGGACGGG gtgctgcagaggaggaggtgTGGGACAGTGGCAGCCCCCTGGGaacccccctggacacccccCTGGGCACCCCCCCGGGCACCCCTGCTGCCACCGGACCCTGTGCCACAGAGCTGAGCCCCGGGGCAGCCCCCGCCACGGGGActgggggagcagagcccagccagcTCCCTGGGGAG GACAGCCCCCGCACAGGACGTAGACCAAAAG GAGTGGCGACCCGGCTGAGCCGCCGGCGGGTCTCGTGCCGGGACCTGGGCCAGGTGGACTGCGATGGGTGGCTCCTCAAGAAGAAGGACCACGTGGGCTTCATGGCCCAGAAGTGGAAGCGGTGCTGGTTTGTGCTCAAGGGCCACACGCTCTACTGGTACAACCACCCCAAC GATGAGAGGGCTGCAGGACTCATCAACGTGGCCACCTACAACCTGGAGAGCACGAGGgagcagaagaagaaata CGTGTTCCAGCTGTGCCACCAGACATACAAGCCCTTTGTCTTCGCTGCTGAAACCTTAGCTGACCTGAGCAT GTGGGTCAGTCGCCTCGTAACAGCCAAAACAAAGTACACGTTAGCCCACCAGGCAGTCCCAGACAAGGAAGAAG ACTGCTACAGTGAGACAGAAGCTGAGGACCCCGATGATGAGTCCCCCAGGCATGGATCCGACTCG CCAAGGAAGAGGCTGCAGAACACCCCAGAGAAGGCGCAGCTCTCCCCAGCCAGCAGCGCAGCCAGCAGcccccagggcagcccccgGCCCTGCTCCCCCACGG ACCCGGCTGGGGAGGATCTGGAGAGCCTGATGCAGTGCCTGAGGCAGGGAGGGGTGTCCCTCATCGGGCAGCGGCGCTTCCTGACGCAGGAGCAGTGCCGAAAGTCCTTCCTGCGGCGCAACAAGAACCCCCACATCAACGAGAGGGTGCACGCGGTGCGGGCCCTGCAGAGCACGCTCAAG GCGAAGCTGGCGGAGCTGcaggccctggagcagctgctgggagaggccGCGCTCACCTCGGACACGTTCAGGCGCTGGAAGgaggagcaccaggagctgtACCAGGAGCTGCgggagggctgggcagggcggCAGCGTCAGGGCCACGAccagggggatgctggggaCCAGCACGGCCCCCACGAAGAGGCAGCTGAACCCTGA
- the CNKSR1 gene encoding connector enhancer of kinase suppressor of ras 1 isoform X3 produces MEPVRSWGPAQAAAWLRGLDTAVQGYPFEAWGLSGPDLLGLDAGVLESLGVWRLGHQELLLEAVEQLRNLDTGLVSTSLRTLTERLQELAQGIQSLVQEGLSAGDAPQPPSLTLLAQVIDLVGAAKELFSWLNRYLFSTLNDFSASRDIILLCAQLAEMLHADLPAAERNSGILQICQHIVGICESIVGCSPPALLDRRAVLQCVGLELPPGPQGSPPMSPSTPTLPLGLWQHPLTSPDTPTLPPSPWSSPPGSPGTPTPPSDLLGSPQPLLTARLGFEITSTSSCLHFVSATTSEALAAHGDHILPGDEIVQVNEQVVVGWTPVSLARKLLEKGNTVTLVLKKIPLDLPGSPPSPRQQPPGAFLDAADSPGTRSGESPGSLVSLTSSVEVDLDSGPDSAPDPVTDEEEEEVEPDLRLPGAAVEELPGLSGRGAAEEEVWDSGSPLGTPLDTPLGTPPGTPAATGPCATELSPGAAPATGTGGAEPSQLPGEDSPRTGRRPKGVATRLSRRRVSCRDLGQVDCDGWLLKKKDHVGFMAQKWKRCWFVLKGHTLYWYNHPNDERAAGLINVATYNLESTREQKKKYVFQLCHQTYKPFVFAAETLADLSMWVSRLVTAKTKYTLAHQAVPDKEEDCYSETEAEDPDDESPRHGSDSPRKRLQNTPEKAQLSPASSAASSPQGSPRPCSPTDPAGEDLESLMQCLRQGGVSLIGQRRFLTQEQCRKSFLRRNKNPHINERVHAVRALQSTLKAKLAELQALEQLLGEAALTSDTFRRWKEEHQELYQELREGWAGRQRQGHDQGDAGDQHGPHEEAAEP; encoded by the exons atGGAGCCCGTGCGCTCCTGGGGCCCCGCGCAGGCGGCCGCCTGGCTCCGAG GGCTGGACACAGCGGTGCAGGGGTACCCCTTCGAGGCCTGGGGGCTATCGGGGCCTGACCTGCTGGGGCTGGACGCGGGGGTCCTGGAGTCACTGGGCGTGTGGCGCTTGGgccaccaggagctgctgctggaggccgTGGAGCAGCTCCGTAACCTG gaCACAGGGCTGGTGAGCACCAGCCTGCGGACACTGAcagagaggctgcaggagctggcacagggcatccagagcctggtgcaggAGGGACTGTCAGCAGGGGATGCCCCCCAGCCGccctccctcaccctcctgGCCCAAGTCATCGACCTGGTCGGGGCTGCCAAGGAACTCTTCTCCTGGCTCAACAG GTACCTCTTCTCCACCCTCAATGACTTTTCAGCCAGCCGGGACatcatcctgctctgtgcccagcTGGCAGAGATGCTGCATGCG GACCTTCCGGCGGCTGAGAGGAACAGTGGGATCCTGCAGATT TGCCAGCACATCGTGGGCATCTGCGAGAGCATCGTGGGCTGCAGCCCCCCGGCGCTGCTGGACCGCAGGGCTGTACTGCAGTGcgtggggctggagctgccccccGGCCCGCAGGGCagccccccgatgtcccccagcaccccaacgCTGCCCCTTGGCCTGTGGCAGCACCCCCTAACATCCCCTGACACGCCAACGCTGCCCCCCAGCCCATGGAGCAGCCCCCCAGgatcccctggcaccccaacaCCGCCTTCTGATCTTCTGGGGAGCCCCCAGCCACTCCTCACCGCCCGACTG GGCTTTGAGATCACCTccaccagctcctgcctgcacttCGTGTCTGCGACCACCTCGGAG GCCCTGGCTGCCCATGGGGACCACATCCTGCCCGGAGATGAGATCGTGCAGGTCAACGAGCAGGTTGTG GTGGGTTGGACACCCGTCAGCCTGGCAaggaagctgctggagaaggggaACACGGTGACTCTGGTGCTGAAGAAGATCCCCCTCGACCTGCCCGGCTCACCCCCCTCTCCCAGGCAGCAG cccCCGGGAGCATTTTTGGATGCTGCAGATTCCCCTGGCACCAGGAGCGGTGAGAGCCCAGGCAGCCTCGTGTCCTTGACCTCCAG CGTTGAGGTCGACTTGGACTCGGGACCAGACTCTGCCCCGGATCCGGTCActgacgaggaggaggaagaggtcgAGCCAGATCTGAGGCTGCCCGGGGCAGCTGTGGAGGAGCTGCCGGGACTGTCTGGACGGG gtgctgcagaggaggaggtgTGGGACAGTGGCAGCCCCCTGGGaacccccctggacacccccCTGGGCACCCCCCCGGGCACCCCTGCTGCCACCGGACCCTGTGCCACAGAGCTGAGCCCCGGGGCAGCCCCCGCCACGGGGActgggggagcagagcccagccagcTCCCTGGGGAG GACAGCCCCCGCACAGGACGTAGACCAAAAG GAGTGGCGACCCGGCTGAGCCGCCGGCGGGTCTCGTGCCGGGACCTGGGCCAGGTGGACTGCGATGGGTGGCTCCTCAAGAAGAAGGACCACGTGGGCTTCATGGCCCAGAAGTGGAAGCGGTGCTGGTTTGTGCTCAAGGGCCACACGCTCTACTGGTACAACCACCCCAAC GATGAGAGGGCTGCAGGACTCATCAACGTGGCCACCTACAACCTGGAGAGCACGAGGgagcagaagaagaaata CGTGTTCCAGCTGTGCCACCAGACATACAAGCCCTTTGTCTTCGCTGCTGAAACCTTAGCTGACCTGAGCAT GTGGGTCAGTCGCCTCGTAACAGCCAAAACAAAGTACACGTTAGCCCACCAGGCAGTCCCAGACAAGGAAGAAG ACTGCTACAGTGAGACAGAAGCTGAGGACCCCGATGATGAGTCCCCCAGGCATGGATCCGACTCG CCAAGGAAGAGGCTGCAGAACACCCCAGAGAAGGCGCAGCTCTCCCCAGCCAGCAGCGCAGCCAGCAGcccccagggcagcccccgGCCCTGCTCCCCCACGG ACCCGGCTGGGGAGGATCTGGAGAGCCTGATGCAGTGCCTGAGGCAGGGAGGGGTGTCCCTCATCGGGCAGCGGCGCTTCCTGACGCAGGAGCAGTGCCGAAAGTCCTTCCTGCGGCGCAACAAGAACCCCCACATCAACGAGAGGGTGCACGCGGTGCGGGCCCTGCAGAGCACGCTCAAG GCGAAGCTGGCGGAGCTGcaggccctggagcagctgctgggagaggccGCGCTCACCTCGGACACGTTCAGGCGCTGGAAGgaggagcaccaggagctgtACCAGGAGCTGCgggagggctgggcagggcggCAGCGTCAGGGCCACGAccagggggatgctggggaCCAGCACGGCCCCCACGAAGAGGCAGCTGAACCCTGA
- the CNKSR1 gene encoding connector enhancer of kinase suppressor of ras 1 isoform X4 — MAGGWRGVWPSPAFRLRLGELVAWRGLSHQPGVTPRVTRPGVRGTLAGGTDLWQGWTQRCRGTPSRPGGYRGLTCWGWTRGSWSHWACGAWATRSCCWRPWSSSVTWYLFSTLNDFSASRDIILLCAQLAEMLHADLPAAERNSGILQICQHIVGICESIVGCSPPALLDRRAVLQCVGLELPPGPQGSPPMSPSTPTLPLGLWQHPLTSPDTPTLPPSPWSSPPGSPGTPTPPSDLLGSPQPLLTARLGFEITSTSSCLHFVSATTSEALAAHGDHILPGDEIVQVNEQVVVGWTPVSLARKLLEKGNTVTLVLKKIPLDLPGSPPSPRQQPPGAFLDAADSPGTRSGESPGSLVSLTSSVEVDLDSGPDSAPDPVTDEEEEEVEPDLRLPGAAVEELPGLSGRGAAEEEVWDSGSPLGTPLDTPLGTPPGTPAATGPCATELSPGAAPATGTGGAEPSQLPGEDSPRTGRRPKGVATRLSRRRVSCRDLGQVDCDGWLLKKKDHVGFMAQKWKRCWFVLKGHTLYWYNHPNDERAAGLINVATYNLESTREQKKKYVFQLCHQTYKPFVFAAETLADLSMWVSRLVTAKTKYTLAHQAVPDKEEDCYSETEAEDPDDESPRHGSDSPRKRLQNTPEKAQLSPASSAASSPQGSPRPCSPTDPAGEDLESLMQCLRQGGVSLIGQRRFLTQEQCRKSFLRRNKNPHINERVHAVRALQSTLKAKLAELQALEQLLGEAALTSDTFRRWKEEHQELYQELREGWAGRQRQGHDQGDAGDQHGPHEEAAEP, encoded by the exons atggcaggggggtggaggGGGGTCTGGCCGTCCCCAGCGTTTAGGTTGAGGCTGGGTGAACTCGTTGCATGGAGAGGACTCTCCCATCAGCCAGGGGTCACCCCTAGGGTCACCCGGCCAGGAGTCAGAGGGACATTGGCAGGGGGGACTGATCTGTGGCAGGGCTGGACACAGCGGTGCAGGGGTACCCCTTCGAGGCCTGGGGGCTATCGGGGCCTGACCTGCTGGGGCTGGACGCGGGGGTCCTGGAGTCACTGGGCGTGTGGCGCTTGGgccaccaggagctgctgctggaggccgTGGAGCAGCTCCGTAACCTG GTACCTCTTCTCCACCCTCAATGACTTTTCAGCCAGCCGGGACatcatcctgctctgtgcccagcTGGCAGAGATGCTGCATGCG GACCTTCCGGCGGCTGAGAGGAACAGTGGGATCCTGCAGATT TGCCAGCACATCGTGGGCATCTGCGAGAGCATCGTGGGCTGCAGCCCCCCGGCGCTGCTGGACCGCAGGGCTGTACTGCAGTGcgtggggctggagctgccccccGGCCCGCAGGGCagccccccgatgtcccccagcaccccaacgCTGCCCCTTGGCCTGTGGCAGCACCCCCTAACATCCCCTGACACGCCAACGCTGCCCCCCAGCCCATGGAGCAGCCCCCCAGgatcccctggcaccccaacaCCGCCTTCTGATCTTCTGGGGAGCCCCCAGCCACTCCTCACCGCCCGACTG GGCTTTGAGATCACCTccaccagctcctgcctgcacttCGTGTCTGCGACCACCTCGGAG GCCCTGGCTGCCCATGGGGACCACATCCTGCCCGGAGATGAGATCGTGCAGGTCAACGAGCAGGTTGTG GTGGGTTGGACACCCGTCAGCCTGGCAaggaagctgctggagaaggggaACACGGTGACTCTGGTGCTGAAGAAGATCCCCCTCGACCTGCCCGGCTCACCCCCCTCTCCCAGGCAGCAG cccCCGGGAGCATTTTTGGATGCTGCAGATTCCCCTGGCACCAGGAGCGGTGAGAGCCCAGGCAGCCTCGTGTCCTTGACCTCCAG CGTTGAGGTCGACTTGGACTCGGGACCAGACTCTGCCCCGGATCCGGTCActgacgaggaggaggaagaggtcgAGCCAGATCTGAGGCTGCCCGGGGCAGCTGTGGAGGAGCTGCCGGGACTGTCTGGACGGG gtgctgcagaggaggaggtgTGGGACAGTGGCAGCCCCCTGGGaacccccctggacacccccCTGGGCACCCCCCCGGGCACCCCTGCTGCCACCGGACCCTGTGCCACAGAGCTGAGCCCCGGGGCAGCCCCCGCCACGGGGActgggggagcagagcccagccagcTCCCTGGGGAG GACAGCCCCCGCACAGGACGTAGACCAAAAG GAGTGGCGACCCGGCTGAGCCGCCGGCGGGTCTCGTGCCGGGACCTGGGCCAGGTGGACTGCGATGGGTGGCTCCTCAAGAAGAAGGACCACGTGGGCTTCATGGCCCAGAAGTGGAAGCGGTGCTGGTTTGTGCTCAAGGGCCACACGCTCTACTGGTACAACCACCCCAAC GATGAGAGGGCTGCAGGACTCATCAACGTGGCCACCTACAACCTGGAGAGCACGAGGgagcagaagaagaaata CGTGTTCCAGCTGTGCCACCAGACATACAAGCCCTTTGTCTTCGCTGCTGAAACCTTAGCTGACCTGAGCAT GTGGGTCAGTCGCCTCGTAACAGCCAAAACAAAGTACACGTTAGCCCACCAGGCAGTCCCAGACAAGGAAGAAG ACTGCTACAGTGAGACAGAAGCTGAGGACCCCGATGATGAGTCCCCCAGGCATGGATCCGACTCG CCAAGGAAGAGGCTGCAGAACACCCCAGAGAAGGCGCAGCTCTCCCCAGCCAGCAGCGCAGCCAGCAGcccccagggcagcccccgGCCCTGCTCCCCCACGG ACCCGGCTGGGGAGGATCTGGAGAGCCTGATGCAGTGCCTGAGGCAGGGAGGGGTGTCCCTCATCGGGCAGCGGCGCTTCCTGACGCAGGAGCAGTGCCGAAAGTCCTTCCTGCGGCGCAACAAGAACCCCCACATCAACGAGAGGGTGCACGCGGTGCGGGCCCTGCAGAGCACGCTCAAG GCGAAGCTGGCGGAGCTGcaggccctggagcagctgctgggagaggccGCGCTCACCTCGGACACGTTCAGGCGCTGGAAGgaggagcaccaggagctgtACCAGGAGCTGCgggagggctgggcagggcggCAGCGTCAGGGCCACGAccagggggatgctggggaCCAGCACGGCCCCCACGAAGAGGCAGCTGAACCCTGA
- the CNKSR1 gene encoding connector enhancer of kinase suppressor of ras 1 isoform X2, whose amino-acid sequence MGVPWADRGRCGITLGCVEGGRWGHRGTLDSVEGGFEGTLSWTQGRTGGHRGLGDSGDVEAPWRLPLPSIPWHPCPPQDTGLVSTSLRTLTERLQELAQGIQSLVQEGLSAGDAPQPPSLTLLAQVIDLVGAAKELFSWLNRYLFSTLNDFSASRDIILLCAQLAEMLHADLPAAERNSGILQICQHIVGICESIVGCSPPALLDRRAVLQCVGLELPPGPQGSPPMSPSTPTLPLGLWQHPLTSPDTPTLPPSPWSSPPGSPGTPTPPSDLLGSPQPLLTARLGFEITSTSSCLHFVSATTSEALAAHGDHILPGDEIVQVNEQVVVGWTPVSLARKLLEKGNTVTLVLKKIPLDLPGSPPSPRQQPPGAFLDAADSPGTRSGESPGSLVSLTSSVEVDLDSGPDSAPDPVTDEEEEEVEPDLRLPGAAVEELPGLSGRGAAEEEVWDSGSPLGTPLDTPLGTPPGTPAATGPCATELSPGAAPATGTGGAEPSQLPGEDSPRTGRRPKGVATRLSRRRVSCRDLGQVDCDGWLLKKKDHVGFMAQKWKRCWFVLKGHTLYWYNHPNDERAAGLINVATYNLESTREQKKKYVFQLCHQTYKPFVFAAETLADLSMWVSRLVTAKTKYTLAHQAVPDKEEDCYSETEAEDPDDESPRHGSDSPRKRLQNTPEKAQLSPASSAASSPQGSPRPCSPTDPAGEDLESLMQCLRQGGVSLIGQRRFLTQEQCRKSFLRRNKNPHINERVHAVRALQSTLKAKLAELQALEQLLGEAALTSDTFRRWKEEHQELYQELREGWAGRQRQGHDQGDAGDQHGPHEEAAEP is encoded by the exons atgggggttCCCTGGGCTGACAGAGGAAGATGTGGGATCACCCTGGGCTGTGTGGAAGGGGGcagatggggacacaggggcacCCTGGACTCAGTggaggggggttttgaggggacCCTAAGCTGGacacagggaaggacagggggGCACCGTGGGCTGGGTGacagtggggatgtggaggCACCCTGGAGACTGCCCCTCCCATCCATCCCCTggcatccctgtcccccccaggaCACAGGGCTGGTGAGCACCAGCCTGCGGACACTGAcagagaggctgcaggagctggcacagggcatccagagcctggtgcaggAGGGACTGTCAGCAGGGGATGCCCCCCAGCCGccctccctcaccctcctgGCCCAAGTCATCGACCTGGTCGGGGCTGCCAAGGAACTCTTCTCCTGGCTCAACAG GTACCTCTTCTCCACCCTCAATGACTTTTCAGCCAGCCGGGACatcatcctgctctgtgcccagcTGGCAGAGATGCTGCATGCG GACCTTCCGGCGGCTGAGAGGAACAGTGGGATCCTGCAGATT TGCCAGCACATCGTGGGCATCTGCGAGAGCATCGTGGGCTGCAGCCCCCCGGCGCTGCTGGACCGCAGGGCTGTACTGCAGTGcgtggggctggagctgccccccGGCCCGCAGGGCagccccccgatgtcccccagcaccccaacgCTGCCCCTTGGCCTGTGGCAGCACCCCCTAACATCCCCTGACACGCCAACGCTGCCCCCCAGCCCATGGAGCAGCCCCCCAGgatcccctggcaccccaacaCCGCCTTCTGATCTTCTGGGGAGCCCCCAGCCACTCCTCACCGCCCGACTG GGCTTTGAGATCACCTccaccagctcctgcctgcacttCGTGTCTGCGACCACCTCGGAG GCCCTGGCTGCCCATGGGGACCACATCCTGCCCGGAGATGAGATCGTGCAGGTCAACGAGCAGGTTGTG GTGGGTTGGACACCCGTCAGCCTGGCAaggaagctgctggagaaggggaACACGGTGACTCTGGTGCTGAAGAAGATCCCCCTCGACCTGCCCGGCTCACCCCCCTCTCCCAGGCAGCAG cccCCGGGAGCATTTTTGGATGCTGCAGATTCCCCTGGCACCAGGAGCGGTGAGAGCCCAGGCAGCCTCGTGTCCTTGACCTCCAG CGTTGAGGTCGACTTGGACTCGGGACCAGACTCTGCCCCGGATCCGGTCActgacgaggaggaggaagaggtcgAGCCAGATCTGAGGCTGCCCGGGGCAGCTGTGGAGGAGCTGCCGGGACTGTCTGGACGGG gtgctgcagaggaggaggtgTGGGACAGTGGCAGCCCCCTGGGaacccccctggacacccccCTGGGCACCCCCCCGGGCACCCCTGCTGCCACCGGACCCTGTGCCACAGAGCTGAGCCCCGGGGCAGCCCCCGCCACGGGGActgggggagcagagcccagccagcTCCCTGGGGAG GACAGCCCCCGCACAGGACGTAGACCAAAAG GAGTGGCGACCCGGCTGAGCCGCCGGCGGGTCTCGTGCCGGGACCTGGGCCAGGTGGACTGCGATGGGTGGCTCCTCAAGAAGAAGGACCACGTGGGCTTCATGGCCCAGAAGTGGAAGCGGTGCTGGTTTGTGCTCAAGGGCCACACGCTCTACTGGTACAACCACCCCAAC GATGAGAGGGCTGCAGGACTCATCAACGTGGCCACCTACAACCTGGAGAGCACGAGGgagcagaagaagaaata CGTGTTCCAGCTGTGCCACCAGACATACAAGCCCTTTGTCTTCGCTGCTGAAACCTTAGCTGACCTGAGCAT GTGGGTCAGTCGCCTCGTAACAGCCAAAACAAAGTACACGTTAGCCCACCAGGCAGTCCCAGACAAGGAAGAAG ACTGCTACAGTGAGACAGAAGCTGAGGACCCCGATGATGAGTCCCCCAGGCATGGATCCGACTCG CCAAGGAAGAGGCTGCAGAACACCCCAGAGAAGGCGCAGCTCTCCCCAGCCAGCAGCGCAGCCAGCAGcccccagggcagcccccgGCCCTGCTCCCCCACGG ACCCGGCTGGGGAGGATCTGGAGAGCCTGATGCAGTGCCTGAGGCAGGGAGGGGTGTCCCTCATCGGGCAGCGGCGCTTCCTGACGCAGGAGCAGTGCCGAAAGTCCTTCCTGCGGCGCAACAAGAACCCCCACATCAACGAGAGGGTGCACGCGGTGCGGGCCCTGCAGAGCACGCTCAAG GCGAAGCTGGCGGAGCTGcaggccctggagcagctgctgggagaggccGCGCTCACCTCGGACACGTTCAGGCGCTGGAAGgaggagcaccaggagctgtACCAGGAGCTGCgggagggctgggcagggcggCAGCGTCAGGGCCACGAccagggggatgctggggaCCAGCACGGCCCCCACGAAGAGGCAGCTGAACCCTGA